The stretch of DNA CTGGGCGGCGACTTCCGCCACGAAATTGACGGTTGCGACGCTGCCAATCGGCCCTTCGGCAATCGGGATCACGCGGATCGAAATCTTACGTTCCTGATTCGGCTGCAGCGTACCGAACTTCCAGATCAGTTTTTTACCAACCAACTCAGCTTGGGGAATCGTGCCGGTCAGTTTGGCGCCGCGGGGAATTTCATCTTCCACGGTCACGTGGCCCGCGGGACTTGACCCCACGTTTTTAATCAAAATCGAATAGATAAACGGTTTGCCCAACACCGCTGTGGGGGGCGATTGTTTATCAATGGTCAGTTGCGGCCGTTGCTCGCCCCGCGGGGAATCTGCGTCGATCGTCCCGTCGCCGATGACATCCTCGCTGACGACATCCTCATCGGCCGCGGGCTGAGATTCGACCGTCTCGGAATCGGTTGCTGGAACGTCCTCGTTCGGTGCACGCGCCGGTACCGGTTCGGCGGGTAATAACTCCGGTTCTGGTTCAGCGACCAATTCCGTCGTCAAATCTTCAACAGGCTCTTCGGCCGGTTCTTCAAGAGTTTCCGTGAAGGTCTCTTCAACCTCGGGTACGAGGGTCGGCTCAGTGTCGGGAGCAGCAACAGGTCCTTCTTCGCTGTCGGTCGATTCCGTAGCGACTGGCTCGGTTTCGTCGGTGAGCATTGCCTCAGGTTCAAGGACGTCTGTCTCGGGAAAACTCGGCAGCGGCGGCGTTTCGTTGACAACCTCTTCCGTGGCCAGTTCGCGTGCCTCAAACGGTTCTTCGACAATGACGGCAGGTTCTTCCACTGCCGGAAGAGTTTCGCTGAAATCGTCGGCCAACATCTCCTCCGGTTCAATAGCCTCAATAGCCGGAGGGTCTTCGTTGTATTCAAGCGTTGTGTCGCCAGCTGGTTCTTCCAGTGCCGGCTCTTCGATGAGCGGTTCTTCGGCAACAATTTTATCAACGGCTTCTTCAAGTGGAAGCTCAGTCAGTTCCGGCGACTCTGGAGCGGCCTCTGCAGCTTCGATCTCTTCTGGAGGCGTCAAAGCCTCCGGCTGGAACGGCTCAATCACCTCGATGGCGTTGTCTTCTGCAAAATCGTCACCCAGCGGAAGCAATTCTTCTGTTTGTTCTTCAAACTCCGTTGCATCAAGCTGCACCTCGTCGAGCGGGGCATCCTCGTCCCCGGCGGTTGGCAGGCTGACATCGCCTGCAAACGGATCCGTTTCTTCAGATGTAAAATCAAACAACTCTGTTTCAACAGCCGGTTCCGTTTCAACTGCCGGTTCCTCAACTGAAGAGGCTTCGAACGGGTCGATTTCGGTGATCGCTGTCTCGGTTTCAGCTTCAGCCGGCATCGCCAATGGCTCGGTCGACTCGTCCAGAAAAAAATCGTCATCCGTGGCCGGTAATTCCTCCGGCACGATTTCTACAATCTCTTCTTCGTTGGAGAATTCGTCGGCGGCAGATTCCTCAGTGGCAGCTTCCTCCGTGGCAATTTCTTCCGTAGATGCCGCGGCGGCCGCATCAAAAATACCGATGGAGCTTTCCACTTCGGTATCGTCAAACGCAGGGATTTCTTCCAGTGGTTCTACCACCTCGGTATCGACTGCGACTTCCGCCTCAGACGGGTCGTCCCACAACTCAGGGACGGCATTTTCTGCTTCGACGGCGGTCCCGGCAACCGGTTCGTCTTGTCCCGACAGTGGCAGCCCTTCGTCGCCCAGTGGTCGCGGTTCGACTGCCTCATTCTCTCCGAAAGGATCTTCCACAGGTACCGCTGCTCCCGTTTGAGCCAGATGCGGATATTCTGTGGAATCATCGTGGACGTGCGGCACACGCGCGACCGTATTGCCGGTATTCTCATGCGGAGTCGCCGCGGGTTGAGCATCCCCAAGGATCACTTGATTAGATTCGCCCTCTGAAGGGTCTTCTACTTTCGTGTCCTCATTTTCCGCAACGCCTTGAGACGAATTGGTCATGTCCTCGCGAGCATGATCGATGACCAATAGGCAGAGCGCGACGACGCCGGTAATAACGGCGAGTTTCCACAAGGAACTTTGCATGGGATTCCTTTCCCGGTCGACAACGACGCTCTCAGAGTAGAGAGCGGGGGGAATTTGAACGATAACTTTCAGCGCATCGCGACCCAGAATCCCGTCTTGGGGAACTCGATGACGATGCACGCTACGTTTCTTAGCAAATTCCGCCGAACCGGGAAAGGGGAGTTTGAGATAAGTACGCGAAACCTACAGCGATTCACGGCATCTCAAAATGAACATAGGGTTTCCATTCACTTTTTTTCATCCTTCTGCTTCTTCACAGGAATCAATTGCACCGCATCGATCACAACATATCCGTTGGTTCCCTGATTTGAGATGGTTACGCTTCCCGCTTCCCCCGCTTTGAACTCAAAACGGCCGAGCGAATTAAATGCGCCGCTCCGGGGCGGTTTTCTCTGATTCAATGTCAGGGATTTTTCCCCGGCGGCACTTTTGACGACAACAGGGACGTTGCTGGCGCGGTTGGAATTGGGTGTATAGGCAATGCGGACTTCATACGTTCCGCTGCGAGGAATCATCGGGCGAAACACTGCCGACATTTCGCCGTTCCGCTGATCTTGGTCATGCCGATAACCAGTCCCCACAAATTCGCTGACCGATCGACTCGGCTTCCAAACGCCCGTCACCTGAGCATCCAAGTCGTCGACGACGATTCCCGGCAGCGTACTGGGATCAATCGGCGGTTTGCGACGCGGACCGGTCCAGACGAGAACCTGTCCATCGGCCAACAGTTTTTCTTTCAGCTTCGCATAATCGACTTTCTGCACACTCACTCCTTGATCGATCGCCTGACAAGCCGCCGTTGCCGCCGACTGCCCTAAAACCATGAACACCGGTTCCATACGAATCGAACCATAGGCGATGTGCGAAGCGGAGAGCGCGACCGGGGCCAACAGATTGTCGCACTCGGCTTCTCGGGGGCGAATCGAACGATAGGAAATCGGATAGGGGGAAAATCCGCCGACTTGCACATCCCCTTCATTGACCACCTGGCCTTCGCGCACATACCGCTGAATGTTGTGCGAATCCATCGTATAGGCGGCCAATCCAACGGCATCGTCGACAGTGCGCGTGCCAATACAATTATTTTCGGTCATCACATAATCAGAAATCATGCGGCGGGCTTCACGGATGTAAAGTTGATGCGGCCAATGCTCGGTCTCCACAAATTCATCCTTGGCCAATCCCCACGTTTGAAATTCCTGGCGAATTTCCGCAGGTACGCGGGGGTTGTTGGCCAGCGTCCACATCAGACCTTTTTGATAGTCGAGATGTGCTTGAATGATCTCCGCCCGCCGTTGGTAATCCCCATCGGGATAGTCGTAATTGGCGCCGATGTAGTCGGTCGAAATGGCGAAGTTGTTATTCACATCGGTTTTGCGATTGGGCATCGGCGTCGGATGCCAGGGGACGCGATGATCACCCGCTTCGAAATTGCGCAACAGCAACTCATAATCCAGCGGATCGTACCCGTCCGGCTTGGTCCACGGCACGCGGTTTTCTGGAATATCGGTGGTACACATCCGGAAGCAGTAGGCCTGCACGCCACGATCTCCCGCCCCTTCTTGGCCGGGACCATCGCTGGGAATTCCCGGCAATAACCCACTGGAAGGGTCACCTGGTTTGATGTAGGGGTCGACCGGTTTGACAAATTGATGATGGACCGCATTGCGGGTCTGCACGCCGTTGATCGTCTCGCCGTAGGTCGCATTGCTTTCGCGTCCGACGTGATAGGAGACGCCGGCGACGGCCAACAGGTCGCCTTCATAAGTCGCATCAATGAACATGTCAGCAGCAACTTGCAGTCCGCTTTCCATCACGATGGTATCAATGTGCGAGTCGGTTTTGTTTACGCCGTTTTTCAAATCCAACCGCTCTTCGAATCGCACGGGGATTTTGTATTCCGCCAGCCAATCGCGAAACGTTTGCTCGGCAACGTGCGGCTCAAACGTCCACATTTCGGTTTTATTTCCCTTGCGACGGCTACGAAACTCTTCCCGCTTTTGCCAATTCCAAGACTCCGGCTGTGCGTAGTGCGCCCCCAGCTTGCGATAGAAATCGCGTGACAACCCGCCGATGGCCGCTTTATTGCCAATGTCGGTCGCTCCCAGTCCGCCGGCGGTCAATCCGCCCAGATGTCGGCCCGGTTCAATGAGCAGCACCGATTTGCCCATCCGCGCCGCCTGCACCGCAGCAACCACACCCCCCGACGTTCCGCCATAGACGATAACATCGTACTTCTCCACCGGTGCCTCCACCGGCGCGTTCGCCCCAACGAGCAATATCGCAGCGAATAATAATCCAACAATCCCTAGACCAGTTTTCATGTTGTGTCTCTTTTCGTGTTTTTCCGTGCTACTAACGTTTCAATGTTTTGCATGTTGCGCAAATTTTTGTGTGGCGAGGCCTTTTGATGTTCCGGTGCATAGCGGTCATTTGAAAAATCGATGCTGAACGATCCGACAGGTTGTTTTGCGTCGGAAACATTCGGCCACCGTGCTCGACAAGGAGCGCCGTGCACGACGGCAAGCTGTCGGTTTGGGACTTAGCAGTTTCACGCCCGCGAATCTGTGTTTGATCTGTGTTTGATCTGTGGCTAAAAATATCGTCGTTTGGGTTGCGGCTCCGCTGCGCTGGGTTCATCCGTGGCTATTTTTTTGTTTTCGGTAGGGGCCACTTTAGAATCTGGGCATCGGCGAGCAATCGTTTTTTCAATTTTGCATAGTCGACTTGCCCAACGGTTACATCGTCGTCGATGGCGATGCAGGCGGCGGTGGCTGCGGACTGGCTGGTGACCATCAATACCGGTTCCATGCGGATACTGCTAAAGGCGGTGTGGCTGGCGGAGAGTGCGAAGGTGACCAGCAGGTTATTGCATTCCGCGGCTTTGGGAATGATGGCGGCATAGCCGATCTGGTACGGCCCAAAGCCACCGCGGCCGGTGGCGGTCTTGCCTTCGCGGGTGACGACGCCATCTTTGACGATCCGGCGAATCTCGTGCGTGTCGGTCCCGTATGATCCTAGTCCAATCGATTGCGAAGCGATCTTTCGCCCGAAGGTGTGATGTTCGGTCATCACAAAATCGCTGACCATGCGCCGGCCTTCACGAATATAAATCTGGTGCGGCCAGCCGCCGTTGTCCGTAAATTCATCCGACGGCAAACCGAACCGCCGCATGTCGTCGCGGACTTTCTTCGGTACGCGCGGATCGTTTGCCAGAAAATAGAGTAGTCCGCGGTGATAGTGTTCAATCTGGCTGGCGATCACGGCTCGCTCGTCGTAGCTGGCCTCGGGCCAACCCCAGCTGGCGCCGGGTAGATTGCCGCCAAACGTCGCTGTATTGAAATCCCATTTATCATTGGGGAGTGGGTCGTGTTTGCTAAACCAGCGGAGGTCCATGTCGTCGCCGTTGGCCAAACAAGCTTTGATGAATCGCACGACCAACTCATATTGTTTCGCGTCGTAGTTTGGTGGCGGTTCGATCGGCAGGCGGTCGGCGGCGGTCGTTAAGCAGAGCCGAAAACAATAGGCCTGGATGCCGGGCGCCGGGTCTCCCGGCACGCCCGGTTCACCAGCTTGCACCAACGGGAGCAGCCCGCTCGACGGATCGCCGGGGACGACATAGGGATCGAGCGGAAAATCACGGTCCCACGCCCCTTGCCCACCCGCAACACGTCCATTGGCTCCAGGCACTTTATGGTTCAAGCGCGGTTTGTACCCAGGGCTATAGTAAATGCCGTTGAATTTTTCACCGTACTTGGCATTCCCTTCGCGCAGCAGCGTATATTCCACACCCGCAGCCGCCATCAAGTCGCCTTCATACGTTGTATCTATAAAGACTTTCCCACTGATCGTGCTGCCATCCTCGAAGCTCAGTTCGTCGATCCGCGCGCCGCTTTTGTGCACGGCTTTGAGTCGCAAATTGCGCAGAACAGTTACCCCGGCTTCCCGCGCCATGTCATCGAAGACGCGTTCGCCGACGTGCGGTTCGATCGAATACGCCCCTCCGGTGGCGGGGCCTGAACCTTTTTTAAATGGTTGGTCCCAGTTGAGTTCTTTTCCATAACGGGCAACCAGCCGGGTGAAATACTCACGGGTTACGCCGCCGATACTCCGTGGATCACCAATGTCGACGGCGCTCAGACCGCCGGAGGTCATGCCGCCTAGGTGCGCGCCCGGTTCGATCAACGCGACGGACTTACCCATCCGCGCCGCCTGCACCGCCGCCATCACGCCCCCCGATGTCCCGCCATAAACGACAACATCGTAGCGCGCCGGCGGGGCTTCCGCAGCACAGAGCTGTGTGGCCACCAACAACAATCCGACAAACCAACCGCAGAGTTTCATGCTGCGAGCTTTCCTCAATGCGAACCGAAATTTTCTGCGAACGCTTCCCCACACTTTGCGTTCGCTTCCGATCACATTGTATCAGCCGTAGGTTGAGCGCGGCTACCAAGCGGGGGGAATGGCGTGCGCGAGCGGCGCAATTTGCCATTCAGTCCGGCAGCAATGTGCGGTCGGACTGAATCGGAAAGCCTGTTGCGTCAGTTTGGCTTTTGGTCGCCATCAGCTTGTGGAGACAAAGACGTTTACAGCGCCATAGTCATGGGCGGAGTCTTTTGTCCTATGCGAGCAAGGTGCGTCGCGACGCATCCAACGTTCTACGGATTCATCAATACCAGGTGGCTGGTGGATTTTCCGTTGGTTTGGCGGCGGACTTTTAGCAACAGTGGTTTTGATTCGCTTGTTTGCAGTGCTGTTTGAAAGGCGTCGACCGAATCGACTGACTTGCGGGAGACCTCTTCGATGACGTCATACAACTGCAGGTCAGCGGCGGCCAACGGGCTGTCGGCATCGACGTTGAGGACCAGCAAACCGGCCGTCCCCGTGCCATAGCCCAATTGGTCGGCCAACGAATCGTCCAGCGGTTGCAGCGACAATCCGAGGTCAACTTTCGGAGCTTCTTGGCCGGGAATCACGGGAGTCGACATTTCGGCGCTCCGATGCGAGCGGTCCAGGTCGATTACTTTCAACTCCGCACGCACCCGTTTGCCCTCGCGAAAAACGACGAGGTTTACCGAGGTGCCAATTTCTTTGAGGCTGATCAAATTGATCAGGTGATTCAGGTCATGCACGTCGACGTCATCCACACTAAGGATCACGTCCTCACGCTGCAAATTAGCATCCGAAGCGGGCGTATTGGGATAGACGATCAACACATGCGCGCCGCGGACACGGTCCAATTTCAACTTGCGGGCGACGTCGATATCGAAATCCTCGTTCAGCCGGACACCGATGTAGGCGCGACGGACTTGTCCATATTCCAACAGATGCGTCACTACGCGGCGGACCAAACTGCTGGGAATGCTAAAACCGATTCCTTCGTTTCCACCACTGCTAGAAGCAATCGCCGTATTGATCCCCACGATTTCGCCGCGGAGATTCACCAACGGGCCGCCGCTATTTCCCGGATTGATGGCAGCGTCGGTTTGCAAAAAGTTTTGATTCAAAATGCGGGATTCTTTGCCAAGATTCAACGACCGGCGCGACTTCGCGCTAACAATACCGAAGGTCACCGACTGGCTGAGTCCAAACGGACTTCCCAGGGCTAAGACCATGTGCCCGATATCCAAGACTTCGCTGTTGCCCCAACGCGCGGTTTGCAGGTTGTCGGCTTCGACTTTCATTACGGCAATATCAGACCGTTCATCGCTCCAAACTTGCAAGGGCTGCAATTCGCGACCGTCGAACAGACGGATGTGAATTTCGTTGCGAGGCGTTCCACGAATCACGTGTAGGTTGGTGACCACAAAAGTCCCCCGCGCCTTGGTCGTGTCATTGCGGATAATGACACCCGATCCGGTTTCCTCAACGGTGCGACCGCTGACGTGCCGCACGCATTGAATGTGCACCACGCTGGGCATCGTCAATCGGGAGACCTCGGCGATCCGTTCGCTACCCTGTAGAATCGGGCTGTCGGTTTGGCTCAATTTTGCGTAGGTCTCATCCGCCGTCAGATAAATCGGCGATTTGGCCTGCAGCGAATTCGAGGGTGCCCAACCGTTGAAAGAAGCGCCCACAATGATGCCGCTCAACAGGCAACCGATGCTCGCGATGATACAGGTGGATCGTTTCATAATACCTCGCCCGAACTCTAACCGGAAAAGTGACCGCGTTGTTTTTGAATTGCTTGTCGGTTCGCTGCGCAAGTCGCAAACGACGTGACCAACCGTCATGCACAACAGATCGAAAAGGTGTCTCACTTGGCGAACAATCATTCGCTGCTGTCAGACAAGCTGTCCTCAAACGCCGATGTCGTACTAAAAATCAGATGCAGGATTCTTAACAACTGCAGTATACATTCTGACGTGCGACGGGCGAGAATAACAGAGGAATCTTGCGGAGACTACCACGATCTGTGCGAGAATGGACGTTATGACCAAGGTAATCGGCAAGCGACCGTAACATATCCACGACCGGCACAGTCGCCCGTTTCGCCAAAAATTCGCTGCAACTCAAGGCCGTTTGAGTCACCATCCAATCAGTCCGTTTATCGCGCAGCCTCGTTACGACTTCGCTAGTGTGCATGCTCCTCAATGTTTGACAGATTCACGGCGATTCGCAAAACCCGCCCAACCGACAGCTTTCCACGATACGTCCATCCGAGCTGCATTTATTCTACAAGTAGTTTCAAAACCCTCTGACGCATTCCACTGACACTGCTCTGTAAGTTCCTGTAACAAGCGCAACCGGGTTTTGAAACTGGTTCTAGTCAACGTGAACAATCGGAGGCGTCGCGTCGGAGACTCTCCAAACGCGAGCGCGGACTCTCCACGCAATGCAGAACCGGTTTGCCGCATCATTTCAAATCTAAGTCGCTGATCGACAAATCACGATCTTTGTTCGAACCCTCGAGTTCAAACACGGATTCCCAATCAGCGTCGAAATCATCGAAATCGGTGCCGAGCAATTCGCGTTTACGTTGACAATCTATACACAACGGTGTGTACGGCAATGCTTTGAGGCGTGCGACAGGAATCTTCGTTTCGCAATCCTCACACATCCCATAGCGTCCCAAGCGAATGAGCTTGATCGCGGTTTCGATTTGCGTCAATTCGCGACTTTCTAACGCAGCCAGTTGGGAATCGATTTCTTTTTTCGATCCCTCCGAAGCTTCGTCACAGATGTCGCCCGGCGACGTCGAGGGCCCCAGCGAACTGAGATCCTCGGCTAACTTTTCGCGGAGGTCATCCCGTTTCTGCATCAAGTTTTCGTGCAATCTAAGTAGTGCGTCTTTGCGAGTCATGTCTAGTCTCTCCCAATGTGGAGAACAAGGTAGCGCGGATACGTTCCTACTATGCATACGTCCGGCCACCCCAAAACGTTAGTTTCCTGTTCAAGGTGTATATCTTCGCAAACTATAGCTCCGATTTATGCAGCCGTGGGGAACGACATGAAACAATTTAAAACGTGTGCTATGTTGCGCGGGCGCGCAGGGGGAAACGCCAACCTCTCTGCGCACGCAAACGCATTGGCAGCAAAGAGTTGCGACTGAAGCTCATTGCAGGAGTTGCAGAGCGTCGAAAACCGCAATCAAATCCGCACGACCGGAATCGCTAATACATAGCGAACAGGACACACCCAGAAATTACGGCCCTGTGTAGCGAAATTGAGCGTTATTCAGAAACCTGTTTTACCAACCGACGGATGCCCCCCATCACGGTCTCTTCCACCGATGGAGTGAAGGGAGTCGGCGTGAGTTGATGCACAATCCCCGTCCGCCCCTCATAGCCCCCTTCGAGCAGCACACGCTGCGAAGGCAGATACGCGAACACATCGGTGCAATAACCGGCGACCCAGACCATCGGTCCGGCGAACTCCAGCTTCGAAGTGCGGGAATAGTCCACAACCGTTTCGCCGCTGATGGCAACGAACAGCAACTGATCGCCGAACCGCGCCACGGTCAATGGACAGGGCTGTTCGGTCATCACCTTCCCGTGGGTATCAAGTTCGTTGAGCAGGTATTTTGCCTTGCGCTGCTTATAGGCATTTGCGGAGGTCGCCTCGCGTTCGAGTTGTGCTCGCGGCGGCAACGGCTCTAAAGCCAACGGCACCGTTTCATGCGCCACCCGCAACGGACCGTGCACTTCGATCGGCTCGGCTTGAATGGCGCGTTCCACAGCATCGGCAAGTTCCCGTCCGTGTTGCCGACAATACTCCAGCCCTTTCGGTCCATGGCGGGGATAGGGATTTTGATCTCCGCCGCAGCCCATCATGAACAATCCAATCGCCCCGGGGTGCGCCGCCTCGACATCGTACTGAGCAAAGCCCGCATAGTCGCCGCAATACTTGTAAAAATCGAGCGTCGTATTGTGGCAAGCATAGCCGAACATCACGGCCCGCAACTTGCCATCCGGGGCGACAACTTGCATGACCGGGACATCATCGTCGGTCACTCCCTCGTCGTTCTGGCGGTTGACGAAGCCATCTTCGGTTGGAAATCGCCGGGATTTGCCAAAGCTCGCGGTCGATTGGCTGACCAAGATCTTTGCCGGGCTGAGGTCGTCGAGCGCTTGGCCAACCAGAGTCGTCAACTTGGGAACCAATTGCTGTTCGATGTAGTCCACAATTGCCGCTTCGGATTCGTCGGAGAGGCTATAAAACACAGGGCGTTCGGCGGCGATTTCCGGCGCGCAGTGCGTATGCGATACATTGATGATTAGATTGGCTTGCGGAAGTTGATGTTGCTTTTCGATCGCCGCAGCCACCGGACGCACGATCCCGTAATGCATGGAACCCAAGTCGCACGTCACCAACACCAACCGCGTCCCGTCACTCGATTCAAAGGCCAACGCCTTGGCGTACAAATCATGCACCTTCCCTTGTGCCGGTTTATAGCGACTGCCATAGCCCGACAACCATGTCGGCGATTCGGGGGTAATTACGATTTTAGAAACGCCCACGTTCCACTCAGCCGCCTCGGCCGAGCAAGTTGTCGTGACAAGTACCAATAAACCCAACATCAATGAACGATACATCGCGTTTCCCTTACAGTCTCGTGGGTGAGATTTCCAATTGCTTTACCAGTTACCAGCACACAGTGGCGAGCGACACGGGTCGTCTACGTTCCCAGTCGCGCCGTCGGATCAGAGAGCAGGTTGGGATGCGGGGCGTGTGGGTAATCGACCGGTTGATAACTGATCGCTAACTCGGGCGTCTGCAGCCGTTGATGATCCTGAGCCATCGACGTTAATGCTCGGTCAAGAATTCCGCTGGCCAGCAACGTCCGCTCGACTGGGTAACTGGGACGGCCGGTGTGCATCATCCGCTCGATTCCTTTGAGCAAATACGCAAAGTGCGGATGCCGCGGCTGCAGCCGTTCTTCGAAATTCGTCGCTAGCGGTTTGGCTTGCCCTTTGAGTTTGACCGCTGCGGAAATCCCGCCTAGATAGTCGGGCAGCATGAACACCGCG from Symmachiella dynata encodes:
- a CDS encoding DUF11 domain-containing protein; the encoded protein is MQSSLWKLAVITGVVALCLLVIDHAREDMTNSSQGVAENEDTKVEDPSEGESNQVILGDAQPAATPHENTGNTVARVPHVHDDSTEYPHLAQTGAAVPVEDPFGENEAVEPRPLGDEGLPLSGQDEPVAGTAVEAENAVPELWDDPSEAEVAVDTEVVEPLEEIPAFDDTEVESSIGIFDAAAAASTEEIATEEAATEESAADEFSNEEEIVEIVPEELPATDDDFFLDESTEPLAMPAEAETETAITEIDPFEASSVEEPAVETEPAVETELFDFTSEETDPFAGDVSLPTAGDEDAPLDEVQLDATEFEEQTEELLPLGDDFAEDNAIEVIEPFQPEALTPPEEIEAAEAAPESPELTELPLEEAVDKIVAEEPLIEEPALEEPAGDTTLEYNEDPPAIEAIEPEEMLADDFSETLPAVEEPAVIVEEPFEARELATEEVVNETPPLPSFPETDVLEPEAMLTDETEPVATESTDSEEGPVAAPDTEPTLVPEVEETFTETLEEPAEEPVEDLTTELVAEPEPELLPAEPVPARAPNEDVPATDSETVESQPAADEDVVSEDVIGDGTIDADSPRGEQRPQLTIDKQSPPTAVLGKPFIYSILIKNVGSSPAGHVTVEDEIPRGAKLTGTIPQAELVGKKLIWKFGTLQPNQERKISIRVIPIAEGPIGSVATVNFVAEVAAQTVVQKPELKVSINAPKEAPLGKPVVFQFKVSNLGTMVAKKVVLRDILPSHFTHPGGKDLEYEIGDLAGGQTRDVQLTLTAAEVGAGVNQAIVTADGDISIKAEAEVKILDQGVSISRVGPKSRLLRRATSFTNSIRNKSKSPVQNIVVVEQIPEGMKFLKASQGGTFDPRKKTVTWNIRQIAGEESEDVSVMLLPEVPGTKESLIRVFGESGQIGSTTTETAIRGFALLDIKISQADQPVVIGERVSYRIEIQNRGTEAATGVLVSTLLPEEMKMISIKGPLEHQQTEQQIDFSPIADLAPNKHIAVDLLLEATAPGDTRLHVQVQSDQMKKPLSRETATVIFGEQN
- a CDS encoding FAD-dependent oxidoreductase; translated protein: MKTGLGIVGLLFAAILLVGANAPVEAPVEKYDVIVYGGTSGGVVAAVQAARMGKSVLLIEPGRHLGGLTAGGLGATDIGNKAAIGGLSRDFYRKLGAHYAQPESWNWQKREEFRSRRKGNKTEMWTFEPHVAEQTFRDWLAEYKIPVRFEERLDLKNGVNKTDSHIDTIVMESGLQVAADMFIDATYEGDLLAVAGVSYHVGRESNATYGETINGVQTRNAVHHQFVKPVDPYIKPGDPSSGLLPGIPSDGPGQEGAGDRGVQAYCFRMCTTDIPENRVPWTKPDGYDPLDYELLLRNFEAGDHRVPWHPTPMPNRKTDVNNNFAISTDYIGANYDYPDGDYQRRAEIIQAHLDYQKGLMWTLANNPRVPAEIRQEFQTWGLAKDEFVETEHWPHQLYIREARRMISDYVMTENNCIGTRTVDDAVGLAAYTMDSHNIQRYVREGQVVNEGDVQVGGFSPYPISYRSIRPREAECDNLLAPVALSASHIAYGSIRMEPVFMVLGQSAATAACQAIDQGVSVQKVDYAKLKEKLLADGQVLVWTGPRRKPPIDPSTLPGIVVDDLDAQVTGVWKPSRSVSEFVGTGYRHDQDQRNGEMSAVFRPMIPRSGTYEVRIAYTPNSNRASNVPVVVKSAAGEKSLTLNQRKPPRSGAFNSLGRFEFKAGEAGSVTISNQGTNGYVVIDAVQLIPVKKQKDEKK
- a CDS encoding FAD-dependent oxidoreductase; amino-acid sequence: MKLCGWFVGLLLVATQLCAAEAPPARYDVVVYGGTSGGVMAAVQAARMGKSVALIEPGAHLGGMTSGGLSAVDIGDPRSIGGVTREYFTRLVARYGKELNWDQPFKKGSGPATGGAYSIEPHVGERVFDDMAREAGVTVLRNLRLKAVHKSGARIDELSFEDGSTISGKVFIDTTYEGDLMAAAGVEYTLLREGNAKYGEKFNGIYYSPGYKPRLNHKVPGANGRVAGGQGAWDRDFPLDPYVVPGDPSSGLLPLVQAGEPGVPGDPAPGIQAYCFRLCLTTAADRLPIEPPPNYDAKQYELVVRFIKACLANGDDMDLRWFSKHDPLPNDKWDFNTATFGGNLPGASWGWPEASYDERAVIASQIEHYHRGLLYFLANDPRVPKKVRDDMRRFGLPSDEFTDNGGWPHQIYIREGRRMVSDFVMTEHHTFGRKIASQSIGLGSYGTDTHEIRRIVKDGVVTREGKTATGRGGFGPYQIGYAAIIPKAAECNNLLVTFALSASHTAFSSIRMEPVLMVTSQSAATAACIAIDDDVTVGQVDYAKLKKRLLADAQILKWPLPKTKK
- a CDS encoding trypsin-like peptidase domain-containing protein; its protein translation is MKRSTCIIASIGCLLSGIIVGASFNGWAPSNSLQAKSPIYLTADETYAKLSQTDSPILQGSERIAEVSRLTMPSVVHIQCVRHVSGRTVEETGSGVIIRNDTTKARGTFVVTNLHVIRGTPRNEIHIRLFDGRELQPLQVWSDERSDIAVMKVEADNLQTARWGNSEVLDIGHMVLALGSPFGLSQSVTFGIVSAKSRRSLNLGKESRILNQNFLQTDAAINPGNSGGPLVNLRGEIVGINTAIASSSGGNEGIGFSIPSSLVRRVVTHLLEYGQVRRAYIGVRLNEDFDIDVARKLKLDRVRGAHVLIVYPNTPASDANLQREDVILSVDDVDVHDLNHLINLISLKEIGTSVNLVVFREGKRVRAELKVIDLDRSHRSAEMSTPVIPGQEAPKVDLGLSLQPLDDSLADQLGYGTGTAGLLVLNVDADSPLAAADLQLYDVIEEVSRKSVDSVDAFQTALQTSESKPLLLKVRRQTNGKSTSHLVLMNP
- a CDS encoding TraR/DksA family transcriptional regulator — its product is MTRKDALLRLHENLMQKRDDLREKLAEDLSSLGPSTSPGDICDEASEGSKKEIDSQLAALESRELTQIETAIKLIRLGRYGMCEDCETKIPVARLKALPYTPLCIDCQRKRELLGTDFDDFDADWESVFELEGSNKDRDLSISDLDLK
- a CDS encoding neutral/alkaline non-lysosomal ceramidase N-terminal domain-containing protein, producing the protein MYRSLMLGLLVLVTTTCSAEAAEWNVGVSKIVITPESPTWLSGYGSRYKPAQGKVHDLYAKALAFESSDGTRLVLVTCDLGSMHYGIVRPVAAAIEKQHQLPQANLIINVSHTHCAPEIAAERPVFYSLSDESEAAIVDYIEQQLVPKLTTLVGQALDDLSPAKILVSQSTASFGKSRRFPTEDGFVNRQNDEGVTDDDVPVMQVVAPDGKLRAVMFGYACHNTTLDFYKYCGDYAGFAQYDVEAAHPGAIGLFMMGCGGDQNPYPRHGPKGLEYCRQHGRELADAVERAIQAEPIEVHGPLRVAHETVPLALEPLPPRAQLEREATSANAYKQRKAKYLLNELDTHGKVMTEQPCPLTVARFGDQLLFVAISGETVVDYSRTSKLEFAGPMVWVAGYCTDVFAYLPSQRVLLEGGYEGRTGIVHQLTPTPFTPSVEETVMGGIRRLVKQVSE